In Diadema setosum chromosome 19, eeDiaSeto1, whole genome shotgun sequence, a genomic segment contains:
- the LOC140242578 gene encoding uncharacterized protein, whose product MSAADRSVRSVFVGNIPYEITEEKLKDIFSEVGPVISFRLVYDRDSGKPKGYGFCEYQDQETALSAMRNLNGYELSGRSLRVDNATSEKNREELKTALQQSQPPPESPYGEPVPPQEAPEAISRAVASLPPEQMYEVMKQMKIVIQNNPVEARNMLLQNPQLAYALLQAQVVMRIVDPSVAMTLLHRQTEAPQTLVPPESMNKGPGPHQGPGPGPQNNQSMMGGNQGMGMGMGGPRPDHQMGPGGPRPEHQMGPGGPGGMNTRGRNPNMGPGMNQGPMNQGPMNQGPMNQGPMNQGPMSQGPMNQGPMGPRGMGPQDMGHGGMGPQDMNMHGGMPRGMGPQGGMGPQSGMGPQGGMGPQGGMGPQGGMGPQGGMGPQGGMVQGPGDMGRGMNQGMGMNRGMTPQGGMGPGPMNQGVGMNSPDINQGMGPGPGRQVRMHGGMDQGRMNMGPGGGGSSSGPGMNQPGMMNQEMPMNRGGGMPSGPRGVGADSVSHDPRRGDPRSSSYDRGEPHGMGSMGGRPSGGTSDPRMADPRNQERNVPSVPSNLSQLAQNINMSQSTQPTQQDQEKAALIMQVLQLSPEQINLLPPEQRASIMVLKEQISRSQGGGLPI is encoded by the exons TGGGGAATATTCCCTATGAGATCACTGAGGAAAAGCTGAAGGACATCTTCTCAGAGGTGGGCCCCGTGATTAGCTTCCGTCTGGTGTACGACCGCGACTCGGGCAAGCCGAAGGGCTATGGCTTCTGTGAGTACCAAGACCAGGAGACGGCCCTCTCGGCCATGCGCAACCTGAACGGGTACGAGCTGAGCGGGAGGTCCCTGCGGGTGGACAACGCCACCAGCGAGAAGAACAGGGAAGAACTGAAGA CCGCTCTGCAGCAAAGCCAGCCACCACCTGAA TCTCCGTACGGTGAGCCGGTACCACCCCAGGAAGCCCCCGAAGCCATCTCCCGGGCCGTGGCGAGTCTGCCGCCTGAACAGATGTATGAGGTCATGAAGCAGATGAAG ATTGTCATTCAGAACAACCCAGTTGAGGCCCGCAACATGTTGCTGCAGAACCCACAACTCGCCTACGCCTTGCTGCAAGCACAGGTTGTCATGCGGATTGTGGATCCCAGCGTGGCAATG ACTCTCCTTCACAGGCAGACGGAGGCTCCACAGACTCTGGTACCTCCCGAGAGCATGAACAAGGGTCCTGGACCTCATCAGGGACCCGGGCCAGGTCCCCAGAATAACCAGTCCATGATGGGAGGGAACCAAGGAATGGGCATGGGTATGGGAGGTCCAAGGCCTGATCACCAGATGGGACCAGGCGGGCCCAGACCAGAGCACCAGATGGGTCCAGGGGGCCCTGGAGGAATGAACACCAGAGGAAGGAACCCAAATATGGGACCTGGAATGAATCAGGGTCCCATGAACCAAGGGCCCATGAATCAGGGTCCCATGAACCAAGGGCCCATGAATCAGGGTCCTATGAGTCAGGGGCCCATGAATCAGGGACCAATGGGTCCAAGAGGGATGGGACCACAGGATATGGGGCATGGAGGAATGGGGCCACAAGATATGAACATGCACGGTGGGATGCCCCGTGGGATGGGCCCCCAGGGTGGGATGGGTCCCCAGAGTGGGATGGGTCCCCAGGGTGGGATGGGTCCCCAAGGTGGGATGGGTCCCCAAGGTGGGATGGGTCCCCAGGGTGGGATGGGCCCCCAGGGTGGAATGGTCCAAGGACCAGGGGACATGGGCCGTGGCATGAACCAAGGCATGGGGATGAACCGGGGCATGACTCCACAGGGAGGCATGGGCCCGGGACCAATGAACCAAGGCGTTGGCATGAACTCCCCAGACATCAACCAGGGCATGGGACCAGGACCGGGCCGGCAGGTTAGGATGCATGGTGGCATGGATCAGGGGCGAATGAATATGGGCCCTGGAGGGGGAGGCAGCAGCAGTGGGCCTGGAATGAACCAGCCTGGAATGATGAATCAAG AAATGCCAATGAATCGTGGAGGTGGGATGCCCTCAGGACCAAGGGGTGTTGGGGCGGATTCTGTGTCCCATGACCCCCGTCGGGGGGACCCCAGGTCCTCGAGCTACGACCGTGGGGAGCCCCACGGAATGGGGTCCATGGGAGGGAGGCCCTCGGGCGGAACCAGCGATCCAAGGATGGCCGACCCAAGAAACCAGGAGCGGAATGTTCCTTCTGTACCATCA AACCTGTCGCAGCTAGCTCAGAACATCAACATGTCACAGTCTACTCAACCAACCCAACAGGACCAAGAAAAG GCTGCCCTCATTATGCAGGTCTTGCAGCTGTCTCCGGAGCAGATCAACCTCCTTCCACCAGAGCAGCGGGCTAGCATCATGGTGTTGAAGGAGCAGATATCTCGCAGCCAAGGGGGAGGGCTACCCATCTAG